The Streptomyces sp. NBC_01142 genomic interval CCCTGCTGCGGCTCGTGCTGCCCGACAGCTGGGCAGTCCCGGCGGTCGCCGTCGTCATGCTGTGCGTCGTCGCACACGTCCTGCTCCGCGGCGACCCCTGCCGGCCGTGGCGCGGGGCCCTGCTGGTCACCGGCACGGCGTTCCTCCTGCTGACACCCGGCTACTCGTGGTACGGGCTGCTGCTCGTCGCGCTCGTGGCCATGGACGGCGGCTGGGAGTGGCTGACGGTCGCCGCGGCCGGGGCCGCCAAGTACGTCACGGTGCACTCGGGCGGCGACCCGGACGTCATCGGCACGACGGCCTACGCCGTCGCAGCCGTCGCGGTGCTCACCGGCTGTGTCCTGCGCCGCGTGCGACATGTGCGCGGCTCCGACGGACGGGTCAGCACCGACCCCGCCCACTCGATCCCGTCCTAGTGCTGTGGCCGGGATGGTTCACCGTTGGCTGTTCACGCGGCGGTCACGAGGGGGTGTCCGCCCCAGCGGATGCCTTTCTCGCTGCGGATGCGTGCGCGCTCCTTTCGTTGGGCGGCCAGGACGTCGGGGTGGCGGGCGTTGGTGTTGCGCCAGCGCAGGTAGGCGTGCAGGGCGCGGGTCTGGACGGTGTGGTTGGGGTGGTGGGAGTTGGCGAGGGTGAACTGCCGCAGCGGCCCGAAGTGCGCCTCGACGGGGTTGGCCCAGGAGGCGTTGGTCGGGGTGAAGCACAGCTCCACCCTGTTCTTCTTCGCCCAGACGCGGATCTTGGTGCCCTTGTGTGCGGAGAGGTTGTCCATGATCACGTAGATCGGGGCGCCGTCCGGGCGGGCGGCACGGATCGACTTCAGCGCGGCCAGGGAGTTCGCGGCACCTTTGTGGCGGCGGTTGACGCCCCACAGAGTGTCGTCGCCGACCGAGTAGCAGCCGTGGAAGTAGGTGACCCCGTGGGTGCGGTGGTAGGTCGCCGGGACCCGTTCGGGACGGTTCTGCTTCGCCCAGCAGGACCCGCCGGTGGGGCGGATGCCCAGCGGGCCGAACTCGTCGAAGGCGAAAACGCGGTCGGGGAAGTTGTCCAGGATGTGCTCGATGCGGTCGAGCTTGGTGTCGCGCTCGGGGTCGGTGGATTCCTTCCAGGTCTTGGTCCGCTGGAAGGTGACCCCACGGCGGGCGAGCAGGCAGCGCAGGGCCTCGCGGCCGATGCGGATCACCCGGCCGTGGACCTTGCGCAGGTAGGCGGCGAGTTTGCGGATGGACCAGCGGGTGAAGGGCTGGCCGAGTTTGGCCGGGCGGGTAGTGGCCGTCGCCACGACGAAGTCCTCGTCATCACGGCTGAGCAGGCGGGGACGGCCTCCCGCCCACCGAGGGTCCAGGCAGGCCAGGCCGATCTCGTTGAACCGGTGGATCACATCGCGCACCGTGTCCTCATCGGCCTGCACCAGCTGGGCGATGACCGGCACCCGGTTCCCGCCGGCCGAGGCCAGCAGCATCATCGCCCGCCGGTAGCGCACCGTGCTGGTGCTGCCCCGGCGCACGATCTGCTGCAGCCGCTGCCCCTCCTGGTCGGTCAGCCTGCGGACTCGAACGGGCTCTGCCACTACGCGCCTCCACGGTGCCGGATCGGATATGTCCTCACATCCAACCGGCCCAGCACCTACCAACGCGACCAGCAACCCGGTGAACCATCCCGGTCACAGCACTAGCTCCGGAGATCCCGAGGTCCCCCGTATAGAGCAGAGTCGCCCCGACCGGCTGCCTCGATGAGCAGTGCGGGCCTCTGGGCGATGCGGCCAGGACCTGCGCCGTGAGCCCCATGTCGACTCGGCCCGGCGACGTGCCGGTCGTCGCTCCGCCGAGGTGTCATGCCGTCATCCGCGGGGCTTCGCGCGGACGTGCATGCGCTCCCCCTGTCTCCCGAAGAGGCTGAGGATCTCGACGGGCCGTCCGTCCGCGCTGCTGAACCAGTGGGGCAGCCGCGTGTCGAACTCCGCGGCCTCGCCGGGGCCGAGGACCAGATCGTGCTCGGCGAGGACGAGCCGTAGCCGTCCGTCCAGCACATACAGCCACTCGTAGCCCTCGTGCGTACGGAGCTCCGGCTCGGCACCCCGGTCGGGGATGAGCATCTTGTACGCCTGGAGGGGGCCCGGGCTCCGGGTCAGGGGGACGAACGTACCGCCGTTCGGCATCGTGCGGGGTGTCAGCCGTACCCGAGGATCGCCCACTTCGGGGGCGCCGACCAGGTCGTCCAGGGGCACGTGGTACGCGCCGGCGAGCGGCAGCAGCAGTTCCAGGCTGGGGCGGCGCTGTCCGGATTCCAGCCGGGAAAGGGTGCTCTTGGAAATGCCGGTCGCCTCGGAGAGCGCGGCCAGGGTGAGACCGCTCTTGGCACGCATGCGTCTGAGCCGGGGGGCGACCTCGTCGAGGACCGCTTGGTAGGCCGGTGGCTTGTCCATGCGGGCATTCCACCCCGCCGTCCCGGAATCGGCAACAAGATTTGCCGTCACGACCCGGCGAGGGCACGCTCCTCGGCATGAGCCCACACAACGATTCCGGACATGGTCACGGACACGGACACCACCACACCGACATCGACTGGGAGGTCATGGCCACCGAGCTGGAGAACAGCGGCGAACTGCAACTCCCGGTCCTCCGCCGGACGGCGGCCCGCCTGGGGGAACTGCTCGGCCCGGAGAAGGAGGTCCGGCGCATCCTCGACATCGGCAGCGGCCCGGGCGTGATGACCTGCGTGTTCGCCGAGGCTTTCGCGGACGCCGAGGCGGTCGCCGTGGACGGCACGCCCGGGCTGCTGGACCGCGCCCTGGCTCGCGCCGAGCGGCTCGGCCTGGGTGGCAGGGTGGCCGTCCGGCACGCGGAACTGCCCGAGGGCCTGGACGGCGGTGACGAGCACCGGGAGGGTGGCCTCGGCACGGCGGATCTGATCTGGAGCAGCAAGGCCGTGCACCACCTCGGCGATCAGCAGGGCGCGTTGAACGCGCTCGCCGGTGTGCTGAGGCCCGGCGGGCTGCTCGCCGTAGCGGAGGGCGGCCTGCCCGTGCGCTTCCTCCCGCGCGACATCGGCATCGGCAGGCCTGGCCTTCAGGCCCGGCTCGACGCCGCCCAGGAGGACTGGTTCGAGATCATGCGAGTCGAGCTGCCCGGCAGCACCAACCTGGTCGAGGACTGGCCCGCGATGCTCAGCCGCGCCGGGCTCACCCGCGTCGGCAGCTTCACTTCCCTCCTCGACCTGCCGGCACCTCTGGGCGAGATGCCCCGCGCCTTCCTGCACGCCCATCTGACCCGGCTGCGGGAGATGATGAGCGAGTCCCTGGACCTGGAGGACCGCAGGACACTCGACGTACTGCTCGATCCCCGGGCGGCGGAGAACATTCTGCGGCGGCCCGACGTCTTCCTCCTCTCCGCCACCACTGTCTTCACGGGTGTGCGCGCGGCACGGTGACGTGCCGGACACGGGGGCGGCGGCGCACGAGCGGGAACTGGCCCGCGCACGCCGAGGGCCGGGCGGATGAATCCGATGGGGAAGGTGACGCCGTACCGCCGGCCCTCACGGTCGGTCGCGTCCGTTGCCCGGCACAACCCGCATCCCTGGAATCCGGCCGGACTCCTCCGGCCATCCCCTCAGCCTCGGGCCACAGCGTTCACCACCCTGCGGGCAACGCCTGGCTGCCCGGCCCGCAGTCACCTGGCGACCGGGCTTCGAAAGTCACCAGAGAACGGAGTTCATGTTGAAGCCGAGCAGTGCAGGACAAGATGAGGCAGCAGTCGAAAGTGCGGAGCGGACACCTTCGGTGCGGTGGGCGCTCGTCGGCCTTTCGCTGTCCATGTTGCTGTCCTCGCTCGGCACCAGCATCGCCAATGTTGGCCTGCCGACGTTGGCACAGGCGTTCACCGCCTCTTTCCAGGAAGTCCAGTGGATCGTCCTCGCTTATCTCCTCGTCATCACCACCGTGATCGTCAGCGTTGGACGGCTCGGTGACATCACCGGCCGCCGACGACTGCTACTGGCCGGAATCCTCCTGTTCACGGCGGCCTCGGTCCTGTGCGGCGTCGCGCCCACGCTCTGGCTGCTGATTGCCGCCCGGGCGGCGCAGGGCCTCGGAGCGGCCATCATGATGGCCCTCACCATGGCGTTTGTCGTTGAGACGGTTCCGAAGGCAAAGACCGGGAGCGCCATGGGGCTACTCGGAACGATGTCCGCGATCGGCACCGCTCTCGGTCCGTCGCTGGGCGGCGCTCTGATCTCCGGACTCAGTTGGCGGGCAATCTTCCTCGTCAACGCTCCGCTGGGGATCCTGACTCTTCTTCTCGCGCACCGCCACCTGCCCGTTGATCGGCGGGAGCCCAGAACAGACCGGGCCGGCTTCGACCACGTGGGCACACTGCTGCTTGCTCTGACACTCGCGGCCTATGCACTCGCCATGACAGTTGGGCGCGGCAGTTTCGGTTCGCTCAACACGGCTCTGCTGTTGGCTGCCGCCTTCGGAGTCGGCCTCTTCGTCCACGCCGAGGCGAGAGCAGCATCACCCTTGATCCGACTGGCAATGTTCCGCGATCCAGTACTGAGTGCGAGCCTCGCCATGAGCGCGCTCGTCTCGACGGTGATGATGGCCACGCTGGTGGTCGGGCCGTTCTATCTCGCTCGTACGCTCGGGCTCGAGGAGGCTCTTGTCGGACTCGCCTTGTCGGTCGGTCCGCTTGTCACTGCGCTGACCGGTGTGCCGGCCGGTCGCATTGCGGACCGTTTTGGCGCACAACGCATGACCATCGTTGGGCTCATCGTAATGGCGGCCGGTTCCATC includes:
- a CDS encoding IS630 family transposase, producing MAEPVRVRRLTDQEGQRLQQIVRRGSTSTVRYRRAMMLLASAGGNRVPVIAQLVQADEDTVRDVIHRFNEIGLACLDPRWAGGRPRLLSRDDEDFVVATATTRPAKLGQPFTRWSIRKLAAYLRKVHGRVIRIGREALRCLLARRGVTFQRTKTWKESTDPERDTKLDRIEHILDNFPDRVFAFDEFGPLGIRPTGGSCWAKQNRPERVPATYHRTHGVTYFHGCYSVGDDTLWGVNRRHKGAANSLAALKSIRAARPDGAPIYVIMDNLSAHKGTKIRVWAKKNRVELCFTPTNASWANPVEAHFGPLRQFTLANSHHPNHTVQTRALHAYLRWRNTNARHPDVLAAQRKERARIRSEKGIRWGGHPLVTAA
- a CDS encoding helix-turn-helix domain-containing protein — protein: MDKPPAYQAVLDEVAPRLRRMRAKSGLTLAALSEATGISKSTLSRLESGQRRPSLELLLPLAGAYHVPLDDLVGAPEVGDPRVRLTPRTMPNGGTFVPLTRSPGPLQAYKMLIPDRGAEPELRTHEGYEWLYVLDGRLRLVLAEHDLVLGPGEAAEFDTRLPHWFSSADGRPVEILSLFGRQGERMHVRAKPRG
- a CDS encoding trans-aconitate 2-methyltransferase, with translation MSPHNDSGHGHGHGHHHTDIDWEVMATELENSGELQLPVLRRTAARLGELLGPEKEVRRILDIGSGPGVMTCVFAEAFADAEAVAVDGTPGLLDRALARAERLGLGGRVAVRHAELPEGLDGGDEHREGGLGTADLIWSSKAVHHLGDQQGALNALAGVLRPGGLLAVAEGGLPVRFLPRDIGIGRPGLQARLDAAQEDWFEIMRVELPGSTNLVEDWPAMLSRAGLTRVGSFTSLLDLPAPLGEMPRAFLHAHLTRLREMMSESLDLEDRRTLDVLLDPRAAENILRRPDVFLLSATTVFTGVRAAR
- a CDS encoding MFS transporter — encoded protein: MLKPSSAGQDEAAVESAERTPSVRWALVGLSLSMLLSSLGTSIANVGLPTLAQAFTASFQEVQWIVLAYLLVITTVIVSVGRLGDITGRRRLLLAGILLFTAASVLCGVAPTLWLLIAARAAQGLGAAIMMALTMAFVVETVPKAKTGSAMGLLGTMSAIGTALGPSLGGALISGLSWRAIFLVNAPLGILTLLLAHRHLPVDRREPRTDRAGFDHVGTLLLALTLAAYALAMTVGRGSFGSLNTALLLAAAFGVGLFVHAEARAASPLIRLAMFRDPVLSASLAMSALVSTVMMATLVVGPFYLARTLGLEEALVGLALSVGPLVTALTGVPAGRIADRFGAQRMTIVGLIVMAAGSIILSMTSETLGVSGYIAPIVVITVGYAVFQTANNTAVMTDVRPDQRGVISGMLNLSRNLGLITGASVMGAVFALASATMDVTAARPEAVATGMRLTFAVAAILIVVALTIAVGSRALSRRSSRE